Genomic segment of Ruegeria sp. TM1040:
GCGATCATCCCTCATCTCCCTCAGAAGGAAGATATGAGCCAATCTCGCCGCTGCGCGCCGATTGGCGCAGGAGAGCCTTGAACGATTTTGCCGCGAGCGCGTAGTCAGACCATTTCGCAAACTCAGGTCTCTCGCGCATCACGCCGATCCGGTCCCGTACACTGACCAGATTTGCTTTCGACACGAAGGCCTCGAGGTTCAGCTCACACATCTCAGGTTCATCCCAGAGGGTGGCAAACCAGGGCCGCAGAATACGGGCTTGATACAGCTGCGGATCCTCGGCGCATGCGGATCCGGATAATGCCCGCAATGCCCGCGTCACGATCGATGCACCATTCTTTTGTGACGTGTATCCCCGCACCAGCCCGATGGCATAGATCTCACGGGCCTCGCGGTTGCGAGCAGACTTATTGTACGGCATGAGCCGGCAGCCGCTGGCGCTCACAGCGGCATCAGCGATCCGCGCCGATGTATCACCCGCCGCAAGCCCAGCTTTGAACAGATGGAACGCCGAGACATTGGTCCGAGCCGAATTGATCGCCGCGAAACAGGATGCCTGCTCAGGCGGCGCAATATTCGCGACCATTGCCGGAACGCGTACCAGCCCCCTCATGGCGGCAGCATGCACGCGGTGCTGACCATCGATGATCGCAAACCTATCACAGCCCTCGCCGCTGGGGGCAACAGTGATCGGAGTAAACTTGGACCAATCGAACTTGATCGCTATTTTTCGGATAACACTCCAGTTCTTTGCCCCAAGCGGACGCTGGTAGAGGTCATTCACGACAAGATCGGAGATCTCTAACCAGCGCAATTCCGGCTCGGATACGGGCGCTTTCACCTGGACCGGTGGCTGTTCTGATACATCGATTGGTCGAAGTGTCATGCGTCATCTCCATCTGTCGAAAGATCTGCTTCAAGCTCATCGAAGCGATGCGCCAAACGGCGCAGTTGCGTCCCCATCCCGCGCTGCACGAATCCGGTGAACATCGGGCGCATAAACTTGGCTTCGGTCGCCTCACCCGCGATGAGGGCAAAAGTCTTTCCGTTCTCAGGATGATCACAGAGCTCAAACAGGATATGCCCGACGCGGAACTTTTCCCGATCAAAGGTCTTGGGATCCGGATGCCGCGAACGGCTGCGTGAGCTATGTGCGCTCATGCGACTGCCCCCTGAAAAAGGGGCGCGTAATTGCATTCGCCATCACGCGCCCAGGTTCCGCAGGGAGGAGTTGTGGGGGCTGCATGCAGGTCACCTGCCCCTCCATCGGTGGTGTCCTCGGCAAGGAGCTCGCCGACACCTGCTGCATTAACTTCCGAGCGATAGGTCACTGCACATCCCCCGCAATCGATCGACGGATTGACGCCACGCCAGCATTCAATTCGTTGAGCATCGCATCATAGGCGGCGATGGCCCGGCCACTCTGCTCGTGTACATCCGCAGCTTCTTTCCGGGCGCGCTGGATGGTTTCGCGGCTGGGCTTCTGTTCGGCACGAGCGACCGCTTCAACCATCTCGGTGCTTTCGCGCAGCATCTCGAGGTGATGCGCAAGGATCTCCTCGGCGCCGGTCGCGTCCTCGCATTCCCGGTTCAAGAGGTTCACGAAGGATCGATCCCCCGTGGCCTTGGTCAGTGCCAGCACAC
This window contains:
- a CDS encoding ParB N-terminal domain-containing protein, whose amino-acid sequence is MTLRPIDVSEQPPVQVKAPVSEPELRWLEISDLVVNDLYQRPLGAKNWSVIRKIAIKFDWSKFTPITVAPSGEGCDRFAIIDGQHRVHAAAMRGLVRVPAMVANIAPPEQASCFAAINSARTNVSAFHLFKAGLAAGDTSARIADAAVSASGCRLMPYNKSARNREAREIYAIGLVRGYTSQKNGASIVTRALRALSGSACAEDPQLYQARILRPWFATLWDEPEMCELNLEAFVSKANLVSVRDRIGVMRERPEFAKWSDYALAAKSFKALLRQSARSGEIGSYLPSEGDEG